The sequence below is a genomic window from Kitasatospora kifunensis.
GAGCCAGACGTCGTCCTCGGCGGTCAGGGTCAGCAGGTCACCGATGAGGTGCGGATGGCGAAGGTATCCGGGCTTCTCGCTCACCTCTCCCATGGTTCGGCGGCGCCGTGGGCCCGGCAACCGGAGGCGCCAGCGGCAGGCCGCTGATCAGAGGGTCGAAGGCCGTTCGGAGCCGGTCGGCCACACCTCGTGCACCCAGAGTCCGGCCTTGCGGGTCAGCGCCGCGATCTCGGCGGGCTCGCCACCGGGCGTGCCGTCCCAGACCGCGATCAGCTCGTCCACCATGCCGACCAGCGCGCGGCCGAGGTCGTCGCCGAGCCCGCCGGCCGAGACGGGGGCCAGCCGGTGCACGGCGGTCGCCTCGCGGACGAGCTCGGTGTCCGGCAGCGGTCCGGCGCCGGCCGGGACGATGATCTCCACCTTGCCGCCGTGCTCGCGCACCGCTTGGGCGAACCAGGTCTCGGGGCCGGGGCGCAGCGCGGTGACGCCGACCAGCTCGTACGGTCCGTAGCCGGTCACCAAGCGCCACAACTCGCCGCGCACCAGCAACTCGGTAAGGTCGGAGAGACCCTGGTATCCGGTGATTCCGACGCGCATTCTCGTGCCCTTCGCTGAGGGCCGTGCCGCCGCCAGGATAGCGCCGGGCGGCCTGCGGCGAAGGGGTTCAGTCGCCGAGGACCAGGCGCAGCCCGAAGCCGATCACCACGATGCCGGTGATCCGGTCCATCAGGCGGCGCGCGGCCGGGCGCCGCAGCCGCTCGCGCAGCGCCGTCGCGAACGCGATCAGCACGGCGGACCAGAGCAGGCCGAACAGGACGTGGACGGAGGTCAGCAGCAGGCCGAAGGCCAGGTGCGGCTCGGCGGGCGGGACGAACTGCGGGAGCAGGGCGACGTAGAAGACGCCCACCTTGGGGTTGAGCAGGTTGGTGACGGTGCCCTGGCGCCAGCCGGGGAGCAGACGGTCGGGGCCGCCCGGCGCGAGGTCGAGTTCCTCGCCGTGCGGCTCGCCGGTGGCCGCGCCGGTGCGCCGGCGCCAGGTGCTCAGCAGCATCCGGGCACCCATCCAGACCAGGTACCCGGCACCGACCCAGCGCAGTGTCTGGTAGGCGAGTTGAGAGGCGGTGAGCAGCGCGGTGACGCCCAGCGAGGTGAGCGAGCCCCAGATCAGGGTGCCGGTCTGGACTCCCAGCACCACACCCCAGGCGCGGCGGCGCAGACCCAGCGCGGAGGTGCGCAGGATGAGCGCGGTGTCGAGACCGGGGGTGAGGGTGAGCAGGCCGACGACGGCGGCGAAGGACCAGAGGGCGGTGGCAGCGGTCATGGACCGTCAGCCTATCGACGGGTGGCGTACAACCGTTCGACAGGTACCGCCGTGCTGCCGACCGCAGGCCGACTACCAGCCGGCGTTGCCGCCGTAGCCCCGGACCCGGTCGAACTCCTGCGCCCGGACGAGCCTCATGTCCGGCACACCCTGTGGCGCGTGGTGTGCGGTTGCGTGATCGTAGTGCGGCGGCTCACCGTTGTTGAGCCGCCAGAAGGTGCGGCTGACCACTGCCCATGCCGCCTGGATGCGCTTCATCTCTCAGCTCCTGGAGCCATTCGGTGCCCGTCCAGCGGGCATGTCGCCAGCCTAGGACCAACCCGTCGGCGGAGATCCGGCATTGAGCGAATCTTGATGATTCTCCGGCACGCTCGCTGCGACACTGCTGTACCCCTACTACCCGACTGCCGAGTGCGGCAGGCGCGCCAATCTCCGATGTGAGGCCGAAGATGACCGAGCCCGTCACCCTGCGGGTGATCCACGGCAATCCCACCCCTGAGGAACTCGCCGCCGCCACCGCGGTCCTGCTCGCCCGGCGGGCGGCCCGCCTGCACGCCGCCCCGGCCCGGCTGCCGCGCCGCCGCAGCTCCTGGCGGATGGTCGTCAGCTACCAGCCGCCGGCCGCCTGGGCCTCGGTCTCAGCCAGCTGACGGCGAAAACGACTCTGGGCTCTCCCGCCGAAGCGAAGGAGAGCCCAGAGTACTGACAGGTGCGCCGCCAGGGACTCGAACCCCGGACCCGCTGATTAAGAGTCAGCTGCTCTAACCAACTGAGCTAGCGGCGCCTGCTGACGACGAGAACATTACCTGGTCAGCAGCCGATTCTCCGAATCGGCCCCGGGCCCCGGTCTCAGGCCCGCTCGCAGCCTCGGGGCCACCGGCCCCCGTCGGCGTGCCGGGACAGGTCACGTTGGTTTGTCATATCTACACTCTCCCTGTCCGATAGGAGAGGATCCACGCGTGGCCCAGCTGTCCTTGCTCTTCCTGGTGCTGCTCGCCTCCGTGGTCACCATGCCGCTCGCTCGCCGCACCGGGGTGCCGCAGCCGGTGCTGATGACGGTGCTCGGGCTGGTGATGGCACTGGTCCCGCAGATCCCCAACATCGCGGTGGACCCCGACCTGATCCTGCCGCTGGTGCTCCCGCCGCTGATCTTCGCGGTGGCCCGGCGCGCCTCGCTCTCCTACTTCCGGGCCAACCTGCGCTCGATCCTGCTGCTGGCCGTCGCGCTGGTGGTGGTCACCACCAGTGCGGTCGCCGTGGCCTTCCACTGGCTGGCGCCCGCGCTGCCGGTGGCGGCCGCGGTGGCGCTCGGGGCGCTGGTCTCGCCGCCCGACCCGGTGGCCGCGGTGGCGGTGGCCGGCAGCGTCGGCCTGCCCAGGCGGCTGGTGTCGGTGCTGGAGAGCGAGGGGCTCTTCAACGACGTGACCGCGATCGTGGTCTACTCGCTGGCCGTCGAGGCGGTGGTGACCGGCGACTTCTCGGTGCCGCACGCGCTGCTGCGCTTCGTGCTGTCGGCGGTGCTGGCCGTGGTGGTCGGGGTCGCGATCGGCTGGCTGGCCACGAAGATCGGCGCGCTGCTCGACGACCCCACCCAGCAGGTCGCGCTCAACCTGCTGGTGCCGTTCGCCGCCTACGCGCTGGCCGAGGAGATCGAGGGCTCGGGCGTGCTGGCCGTGGTGGTGGTCGGCCTCTACCTGGCCGACCGGGCTGCGGACGCCGACGACGTCTCCTACCGGCTGGTCGGCAGCGCGTTCTGGGACATCGTGGAGACCCTGATCACCGGCGTCGCCTTCGGGCTGATCGGCCTGGAGCTGGCCACCGTGCTCAAGGACGCCGGGGCCGGCTGGCACTCGATGCTCGGGGACGCGGCCGTGGTGATCGGCGTCGTGGTGGTGGTCCGGCTGATCTGGCTGCTGCCGGCCGCCTGGCTCTCCAAGCGGCTCGGCCGTGGCGAGGAGGACACCCCGCTCAGCTGGCGCGAGACCGTGGTGCTCTGGTGGTCGGGCATGCGCGGGGTGGCCACCGTGGCGCTCGCGCTGGCCATTCCGTTCACCACGCACGGCGGCCATGACTTCCCCGGGCGCGGGCGGATCGTCTTCACGGCGTTCAGCGTGGTGCTCTTCACGCTGCTGGTGCAGGGGCTCTCGCTGCCCTGGCTGGTCCGGCGCCTGGGCATCGACCCGCACCTGGACCGGCGCGAGCAGCAGCAGCGGCAGCTGTGGGGCCGGGCGGCCAGGGCGGCGCTGGTACGGCTGGGCGAGCTGGAGGAGGAGGACCGGTTGCCGATCGAACTCGTGGAGAAATTGCGGGAACGTCAGCATGACCGGCTGGCCCGGCTCTGCCCGGAGCAGTACGAGGAGGAGGAAGCGCTGGAGGCCCGCCAGCGGGTCTCGCGGCTGCGCAAACTGCGCGAGGTGGAGCAGGAGTTGCTGGCCGCCTCGCGCCGCGAGGTGCTGCTGGCCCGCGGCGAGCCGGGCGCGGACCCGGAACTGGTCGACCACGTGCTGCGCGGTCTGGACCTGCGCTCGGATCGGAAATGACGGCGGTGCGTCAGGTGCCGGTGGCGTCGGCCGCCCTGACTGTTCCGTAGGCTGGTGTCCGACTGACGAGAACCCGGCCGCGACACCCTGGCCGGCCGCCTATCGGGTCGGCGCCACGGGCCCCTCGCTCCGGGCCCTCGCTCCGGGTCCGAGTACCGCTTCCCAGAGACCGATTCGAGGAGAAACCGATGGCCGACGGCCGTACCCCCCTGGACCGCACCCCGCAGTGGGCCGCCCTCGGTAAGCACCGGGAGGAGATCGGCGAGCTGCACCTGCGCGAGCTGTTCGCCGCCGACCCCGAGCGCGGCAGCCGCTACACCCTGCAGGTCGGTGACCTGTACCTGGACTACTCGAAGCACCTGGTGACCGACCAGACCCTGGAGCTGCTGCGCGAGCTGGCCGAGGCGATGGACGTGGCCGGCCTGCGCGACGCGATGTTCCGCGGCGAGAAGATCAACGTCACCGAGGACCGCGCCGTGCTGCACACCGCGCTGCGTGCCCCGCGCGGCGCCGTGGTCGAGGTGGACGGCGTCAACGTGGTCCCCGAGGTGCACGCGGTCCTGGACAAGATGGCCGGCTTCGCCAACCGGGTGCGCAGCGGCGCCTGGACCGGCCACACCGGCAAGCGGATCAAGAACATCGTCAACATCGGCATCGGCGGCTCCGACCTCGGCCCCGCGATGGCCTACGAGGTGCTGCGCTCCTACACCCAGCGCGACCTCACCGTCCGCTTCGTCTCCAACGTGGACGGCGCCGACCTGCACGAGGCGGTGCGCGACCTGGACGCCGCCGAGACGCTCTTCATCGTCGCCTCCAAGACCTTCACCACGATCGAGACCATCACCAACGCCACCTCAGCCCGTGACTGGCTGCTCGGGCAGCTCGGCGCCGGGCAGGAGGCGGTGGCCAAGCACTTCGTGGCGCTGTCCACCAACGGCCAGGGCGTGGCCGACTTCGGCATCGACGTCGAGAACATGTTCGAGTTCTGGGACTGGGTCGGCGGCCGCTACTCCTACGACTCGGCGATCGGCCTGTCGCTGATGATCGCGATCGGCCCGGAGTACTTCCAGGAGATGCTGGAGGGCTTCCGCCTGGTCGACGACCACTTCCGCACCGCCCCGGCGGCCGAGAACGTCCCGCTGCTGCTCGGCCTGCTCGGCATCTGGTACGGCCAGTTCTTCGACGCCCAGTCGCACGCGGTGCTGCCCTACTCGCACTACCTCTCCAAGTTCACCGCCTACCTGCAGCAGCTGGACATGGAGTCCAACGGCAAGTCGGTGCAGCGCGACGGCAACCCGGTCGGCTGGACCACCGGCCCGGTGGTCTGGGGCACCCCCGGCACCAACGGCCAGCACGCCTACTACCAGCTGCTGCACCAGGGCACCAAGGTGATCCCGGCCGACCTGATCGGCTTCGCCAAGCCGGTGGCCGACCTGGCCCCCGGCCTGGTGGCCCAGCACGACCTGCTGATGGCCAACTTCTTCGCCCAGGCCCAGGCTTTCGCCTTCGGCAAGACCGCCGAGGAGGTCCGCGCCGAGGGCGTGGCCGAGTTCCAGGTGCCGCACCGCACCTTCCGCGGCAACCACCCGACCACGGTCTTCCTCGCCGAGGAGCTGACCCCCTCGGTGCTCGGCCAGCTGATCGCGCTCTACGAGCACAAGGTGTTCGTGCAGGGCGCCATCTGGAACATCGACTCCTTCGACCAGTGGGGCGTTGAGCTCGGCAAGGTGCTCGCCAAGAAGATCGAGCCGGTGCTGCTGACCGGCGAGGGCGGCGACCACCTGGACAGCTCCAGCGCCACCCTGGTGGCCAAGTACCGCACACTGCGCGGTCGCTGATCATCCATCAGGCATGAGCGCCAGGGGCCCCGGACAGCCGTCCGGGGCCCCTGGCGCGTTCGGTGGGGCGATCAGCTTCGCGGTGCCGCGGTGGCCACCACGTCGGTCTTCGGCGCGTTCCAGCCGGAGAGGCTGACCACCGGGGTCGCGCCGTGCAGGTCGGCCGAGTCGTAGCTCGCGGTCAGCGTTTCGGACTCACCGGGCCACAGGGTGGTGTCGTTGTCGCTCCAGATCGAGGACTGCAGCTCGTTGTCGCCCGGCAGTTCGGTACCGGCGGCCGTGCCCCGGCGCAGGTCCGCCCGCAGGAAGAAGCCCACGGTCGGCTTGGACGAGGTGTTGGTGACGGTCACCGTGACCAGCTTGTTCGAACTGTTCGGCCCGGCCTGGTCGCTGGTGGTGGCCGTGGCCGTCACCGAGGCCTGCGGCAGGTTCCGCAGGGCCTTGAGGTCGGCGTAGGAGGTCATGGTGGACTGCGGCTGGCCGATGGTCTTCGACCAGTCGACGACGTCCGGGGTGGTGGAGTTCCAGTAGACGTTGCGGTCCACCAGGGCGCCGTGCTGCTTCACCAGCAGTTCGACGAAGTACACGGTGTTCGCCGCGCTCGGCAGCTTCGGCTTCAGCACGGCGCCCGCCACCTGCTGGGAGGCGAGCGTCAGGTCGCCGGAGCTCTGGTCGTCCAGCAGCGCCCCGGCCGTGTTGTAGACCTTGGCCTCCACCGTGACGCCTGCCTGGCTCCGGCCGCCGAGGTTGTCCAGCGTCACCGCGTGGTCGTCCAGCGAGTAGAGCGCGTGCAGCGGCCGGTTGGCCTGCTGGGCGCCGAAGTACGAGCCGGCCTGGTCGCCGTCGTTGTTGTAGAGCGACCAGAGCAGGGTCGGCCAGCCCTTGTTCAGCTGCCAGTAGAAGGTGCCGGTGGAGGGGGCGGTGGCGTTGGTGGAGTGGTCGATGAACGCCTCGAACTGGGCCCTGGTGTCCTCGTAGTTCTGCACCTGGGCCTCCTCGACGTACTGGGCCAGGCTCGACCAGGCGCCGTAGCGGCTGCTGATCGCGGTGTCGAGGTTGTAGTTGGTGCCGAAGTGGTAGTCGGTGTGCGCGGTGCCCTCGTAGTTGTCGTGGTACTGGTTGGCGCCGGGCTTCTGCCAGAGTGCCGCCTGGTCGGCGGGGGAGAGGAAGCGGTTGATCGAGTCCAGCGTCGGGATGGTGTTGCCGCCGCTCTGCTCGCTGTCGAAGCCCCAGGCGCCGCCCGCGTTGGTCCGCGTCGAGTCGGTGCTGTCGTAGTGCGAGGTGTCGTACCAGTAGTTCGGTGGCACCCAGTCGTACGGGCCCTCCTTCTCGCCGGAAGTCCCCAGCTGGGGGCTCGAGTTGTACTCGGCGGAGGAGATGAACGGGCCGCCGTAGTCGGCGGCCGCGAAGCCCTTGAGGGCCAGTGCCTCCTGGGTGGCGGTCGGTGCGTTGTCGCTCCACTGGAAGCTGAAGACGCTCGGGTGGTCGCGCAGCGTCTGGCCGATCGTCTGCGCGGTCAGCTGGTAGAGCGACTGCTGGGCACCGGTGTAGCTGGTGGCCTCCCAGAAGTCGCAGCACTGGAAGCCCGCGTTGACCAGGATGCCGGCCGCGTCCATCTGCTGGTACCAGTCGGCCGGCATGAAGTGGCCTTCCAGCCGGACGGTGTTGACGCCCATCGCCTTCAGCAGGCCGATCTGCTTCGCGGTGTCCGCCGGGTCGTAGCGCAGGAACAGGTCCGGGTCCCAGCCGCCGCCGCGGATCACCAGCGGGGTGCCGTTGATCTTGAACGCCCGCACCCCGGCGGGCGCGGCGCTCGATGCGCCGGTCAGATAGGAGTCGACGGTGCGGATGCCGAAGGTCTCGCTGGTCGAGTTCAGCGTGCTGCCGTGCTGCGCTACCGCGGTGGCCAGCGTGTAGAGCGGCTGGGCGCCCAACTGGTAGGGCCACCAGACCTGCGGCTTCGAGAGGGTGATCGGCGCGAAGCTCACCGTGCTGGTGGAGCCGGCCGCCACCGTGACGTCCTGGTGCACCGTGATCGGGGCGCCGCCGCCGGGCGGGGTGACGCTCGCGCTCACCGTGCCGCTCTGTGCGCTCGACGAGGTGTTGGCGACGTCCGTCTTCACGGTCAGCGTCGAACTGCTCAGGTCGGCGGCGGTGTTCTGGACGACATGGGCGTTGCCGTCGACCAGGGGGGCTCCGCTCTGCAGCTGGACCGGGAACTGGATGCCGGTGTTGTTGTCCGGCGGGATCTGCGACCAGTCCACGTCGTCCACGGTGAGCATGGTGTTCGGGTTGTTCGGATGCACCTCGATCGCCAGCGAGTTGGTGCCGGCGCGCAGCAGCTTGCCGATGTCGAAGGCGGTGCGGGCGTAGCCGCCGGTGGCGGCGGTGGCCACCTCGGTGCCGTTCACCCAGACGTCGGCCGCGCCGATCACGCCGTTCAGCACCAGCTGCGCGCCCGCTGCGGCAGGTGGGGCGGTGAAGTCGGTGCGGTACCACCAGGGCACCGAGAACTGCTTGATGGTCTCCGGGCCGACCGCGGTCAGCTGGCCGAAGCAGCTCTTCATCGTGGTCGAGCTGAAGACGTTCGGGCAACTGCCGTTCTGCAGGAGGGCGTTGATCTCTGTCCCGGGGGCGCCGCCGCCGTCGTTGGCGACGCTGAGCCAACCGGCGGTGTTGAAGCCCGCGGTGGAGATCCGGCTGCCGGACTGGGTGGCGGTGGCGCTGCTGAGCACCTTCCAGCCGCCGCCGGCACCGAGGTCGGTCAGCGCGCTGGAGCCGGTGGCCGGGTCGGGGAACCTGGTGGCGGTTGCCGCGGCGGGGTTCGCCGCGGTGGGGGTCGTCGCGGCGGGGGCGGCGCTGGTCGGGCGGATGGTCAGGGCGAGCAGGCCCAGCGCGGCGGCGGCGGTCGCCAGTGCGCGTCTCGGGGGCGCCGTTCTCGGGGGTGCCATGGCGAGCTCCTATAAAGTTAGGAAACTTTACTTACGGCACCAGGCAAGGTACTGGCCGCGTGCGGCGGGGGTCAACGGGTCTGCGTGGTTCCGCGCGCGCGGAAAGGGGGAGGCGGAGGCGGGAACGCCGAAGGCCCCTCGCTCTCGCGAGGGGCCTTCGGCTGTCTGTGCGCCGCCAGGGACTCGAACCCCGGACCCGCTGATTAAGAGTCAGCTGCTCTAACCAACTGAGCTAGCGGCGCCTGCTGACAGAGAAGACTGTAGCAGCGGGCTCAGGCGGAGCCAAAATCGAATACCGCCAGGGGCGCGCCCTTGGCAGCGTCCTTACCTGAAGGCCGTGGGTAGATGGTGGTCGGCCCGGACCCCTGCCCGCCCGTGCCCCCGAGGCCTTCCTGCGGAGCCTGGGCCACTCCCCGGGCCGCCCGCACGCAGGCCCAGAGCAGCACCCCGGCGCTCGGCAGCCAGGGCTCGCTGGTGTCCGGAGCGACGATCCAGCGCCCGATCGGCGCACCGGGAGCGGTCGGCTGGTCGGGCGCCCGCCGCACCGGCGGCACGGTGACCGCATCGCCCAGCCCGTGGCAGAGCAGCGGTGGCACGTCCCGGGCCCACTCCTCCCAAGCGAGCAGCGTGCGCAGTCGGGGCGCCGCACCGGGCTGGACGAACAGCTGGGTGCGCCCGCGATACTCGGCCACCGGTCCACAACCCGGGCCCGAGGACCACAGTTCGTCCAGCACCCGACGGCCGAACAGAGCCGGCAGGCTGATCACGTCAAAGGCCCGGCCACAGGGCAGCA
It includes:
- a CDS encoding LysE family translocator, producing MTAATALWSFAAVVGLLTLTPGLDTALILRTSALGLRRRAWGVVLGVQTGTLIWGSLTSLGVTALLTASQLAYQTLRWVGAGYLVWMGARMLLSTWRRRTGAATGEPHGEELDLAPGGPDRLLPGWRQGTVTNLLNPKVGVFYVALLPQFVPPAEPHLAFGLLLTSVHVLFGLLWSAVLIAFATALRERLRRPAARRLMDRITGIVVIGFGLRLVLGD
- a CDS encoding acyl-CoA carboxylase epsilon subunit — translated: MTEPVTLRVIHGNPTPEELAAATAVLLARRAARLHAAPARLPRRRSSWRMVVSYQPPAAWASVSAS
- a CDS encoding Na+/H+ antiporter → MAQLSLLFLVLLASVVTMPLARRTGVPQPVLMTVLGLVMALVPQIPNIAVDPDLILPLVLPPLIFAVARRASLSYFRANLRSILLLAVALVVVTTSAVAVAFHWLAPALPVAAAVALGALVSPPDPVAAVAVAGSVGLPRRLVSVLESEGLFNDVTAIVVYSLAVEAVVTGDFSVPHALLRFVLSAVLAVVVGVAIGWLATKIGALLDDPTQQVALNLLVPFAAYALAEEIEGSGVLAVVVVGLYLADRAADADDVSYRLVGSAFWDIVETLITGVAFGLIGLELATVLKDAGAGWHSMLGDAAVVIGVVVVVRLIWLLPAAWLSKRLGRGEEDTPLSWRETVVLWWSGMRGVATVALALAIPFTTHGGHDFPGRGRIVFTAFSVVLFTLLVQGLSLPWLVRRLGIDPHLDRREQQQRQLWGRAARAALVRLGELEEEDRLPIELVEKLRERQHDRLARLCPEQYEEEEALEARQRVSRLRKLREVEQELLAASRREVLLARGEPGADPELVDHVLRGLDLRSDRK
- the pgi gene encoding glucose-6-phosphate isomerase; translated protein: MADGRTPLDRTPQWAALGKHREEIGELHLRELFAADPERGSRYTLQVGDLYLDYSKHLVTDQTLELLRELAEAMDVAGLRDAMFRGEKINVTEDRAVLHTALRAPRGAVVEVDGVNVVPEVHAVLDKMAGFANRVRSGAWTGHTGKRIKNIVNIGIGGSDLGPAMAYEVLRSYTQRDLTVRFVSNVDGADLHEAVRDLDAAETLFIVASKTFTTIETITNATSARDWLLGQLGAGQEAVAKHFVALSTNGQGVADFGIDVENMFEFWDWVGGRYSYDSAIGLSLMIAIGPEYFQEMLEGFRLVDDHFRTAPAAENVPLLLGLLGIWYGQFFDAQSHAVLPYSHYLSKFTAYLQQLDMESNGKSVQRDGNPVGWTTGPVVWGTPGTNGQHAYYQLLHQGTKVIPADLIGFAKPVADLAPGLVAQHDLLMANFFAQAQAFAFGKTAEEVRAEGVAEFQVPHRTFRGNHPTTVFLAEELTPSVLGQLIALYEHKVFVQGAIWNIDSFDQWGVELGKVLAKKIEPVLLTGEGGDHLDSSSATLVAKYRTLRGR
- a CDS encoding glycoside hydrolase family 2 protein yields the protein MAPPRTAPPRRALATAAAALGLLALTIRPTSAAPAATTPTAANPAAATATRFPDPATGSSALTDLGAGGGWKVLSSATATQSGSRISTAGFNTAGWLSVANDGGGAPGTEINALLQNGSCPNVFSSTTMKSCFGQLTAVGPETIKQFSVPWWYRTDFTAPPAAAGAQLVLNGVIGAADVWVNGTEVATAATGGYARTAFDIGKLLRAGTNSLAIEVHPNNPNTMLTVDDVDWSQIPPDNNTGIQFPVQLQSGAPLVDGNAHVVQNTAADLSSSTLTVKTDVANTSSSAQSGTVSASVTPPGGGAPITVHQDVTVAAGSTSTVSFAPITLSKPQVWWPYQLGAQPLYTLATAVAQHGSTLNSTSETFGIRTVDSYLTGASSAAPAGVRAFKINGTPLVIRGGGWDPDLFLRYDPADTAKQIGLLKAMGVNTVRLEGHFMPADWYQQMDAAGILVNAGFQCCDFWEATSYTGAQQSLYQLTAQTIGQTLRDHPSVFSFQWSDNAPTATQEALALKGFAAADYGGPFISSAEYNSSPQLGTSGEKEGPYDWVPPNYWYDTSHYDSTDSTRTNAGGAWGFDSEQSGGNTIPTLDSINRFLSPADQAALWQKPGANQYHDNYEGTAHTDYHFGTNYNLDTAISSRYGAWSSLAQYVEEAQVQNYEDTRAQFEAFIDHSTNATAPSTGTFYWQLNKGWPTLLWSLYNNDGDQAGSYFGAQQANRPLHALYSLDDHAVTLDNLGGRSQAGVTVEAKVYNTAGALLDDQSSGDLTLASQQVAGAVLKPKLPSAANTVYFVELLVKQHGALVDRNVYWNSTTPDVVDWSKTIGQPQSTMTSYADLKALRNLPQASVTATATTSDQAGPNSSNKLVTVTVTNTSSKPTVGFFLRADLRRGTAAGTELPGDNELQSSIWSDNDTTLWPGESETLTASYDSADLHGATPVVSLSGWNAPKTDVVATAAPRS
- a CDS encoding bifunctional DNA primase/polymerase, translating into MDIWTEHSEQSVAHLTVAGEAWLASASEYPSSLRALWEARPWAPTVLPCGRAFDVISLPALFGRRVLDELWSSGPGCGPVAEYRGRTQLFVQPGAAPRLRTLLAWEEWARDVPPLLCHGLGDAVTVPPVRRAPDQPTAPGAPIGRWIVAPDTSEPWLPSAGVLLWACVRAARGVAQAPQEGLGGTGGQGSGPTTIYPRPSGKDAAKGAPLAVFDFGSA